Proteins encoded in a region of the Chryseobacterium piperi genome:
- a CDS encoding SRPBCC family protein, with the protein METLSYEIIIDAPLQKVWNALWTPANYSEWTRFFGAGSQMKSDWKVGGKTYFLNSNNEGMVSTIDSLDEPNQIVFKHLGMVKDGVEDTQSKEVMEWSGAFEKYFLIDLNGKTKLHAEVQVEKNWEEDMNKGFTEGLKVVKELAERN; encoded by the coding sequence ATGGAAACATTATCATACGAAATAATAATCGATGCCCCTTTACAAAAAGTATGGAATGCTCTCTGGACCCCGGCAAATTACTCTGAATGGACCAGGTTCTTTGGTGCAGGGTCTCAGATGAAATCAGATTGGAAAGTAGGGGGAAAAACCTATTTTTTGAATTCGAATAATGAAGGAATGGTTTCTACGATTGATAGTTTGGATGAGCCCAATCAGATTGTATTTAAACATCTTGGAATGGTCAAGGATGGAGTGGAAGATACACAAAGCAAGGAGGTGATGGAATGGAGCGGCGCTTTCGAAAAATATTTTCTTATTGACCTTAACGGAAAGACAAAACTGCATGCAGAAGTTCAAGTTGAAAAAAACTGGGAAGAAGATATGAATAAAGGTTTTACAGAAGGTCTTAAGGTCGTTAAAGAACTTGCTGAAAGAAATTAG
- a CDS encoding DoxX family protein: MKLLTILFATFILALLGTKLFQGEWNFLFSGNLGMAAFIIFTGFAHFKFQKGMVMMIPDFIPAKMFWVYLTGIIEIAAGIGLMIPSIREITATLLIVFYILVFVANINSSKKRVNLFKGDYTGPGMNYLYKERIPMQIILIVWTWYFGIYLQ, translated from the coding sequence ATGAAACTATTAACAATTCTTTTCGCTACGTTTATTCTGGCTTTATTGGGAACAAAATTGTTCCAGGGAGAGTGGAACTTTTTATTTTCTGGAAATCTGGGCATGGCCGCCTTTATCATTTTTACAGGATTTGCTCATTTTAAATTTCAGAAAGGAATGGTTATGATGATTCCCGATTTTATCCCAGCTAAAATGTTTTGGGTATATCTGACCGGAATTATTGAAATTGCAGCCGGAATCGGGCTGATGATTCCCTCGATTCGCGAGATAACAGCTACTTTACTGATTGTTTTTTATATTCTGGTATTTGTAGCCAACATTAATTCCTCTAAAAAACGGGTCAATCTTTTCAAAGGAGATTATACAGGTCCGGGGATGAATTATTTATACAAAGAAAGAATTCCTATGCAAATTATTTTAATTGTATGGACTTGGTATTTTGGTATTTATTTGCAATAA
- a CDS encoding S9 family peptidase translates to MNFNIKLLITTKVVLYTIMMNAQNTTTKLPGDVTLPSDKASLEKLISYDKGNFKYRVEDYFARPNASQFKISPDGKFLSYKEKDKDKKNHVYVKDLKTGKITKAIEEKEDLIKSYGWLNKTRLFFTQDKGGNENLHLYATDTDGSNSKDLTPFEGVTLGSVRLIKDTDFVVVTMNKNNRQIFEPYKINFVTGEMVQLYENKDSKNPIDEYIFDKDGNLRGYTVLVNGLTTHTYYKDLATGQFNLVKKTDWSDTFSIIGFNDHSADKDDAYVVSNLDSDKAKILLYDLKQNKVIKEVYSNPVFDVSSISLAGKNRNYELDYISYTGDKNETVPVSAFYKEVDAQLKSEFGDQQFAIVSSDDQNDKLLVIVDSDKLYGTYYEYDTKTKKTKLLYDLMPQLKQEDMAEMRPIEFKSRDGLTIHGYITLPKAALEGKKVPLIVNPHGGPQGIRDDWGFNPETQLFASRGYATLQVNFRISGGYGKEFQKAGYKQIGRKAMDDVENGVKYAIQQGWVDKDKIAIYGGSHGGYATLMGLIKTPDLYTCGVDYVGVSNIFTFFDSFPEYWKPYKEMMKQIWYDLDNPEDAKIAKEVSPVYQIDKIKKPLFVVQGANDPRVNINESDQIVKAMRAKGFETPYMVKYDEGHGFGKEPNRLELYKYMLGFFAKNFSK, encoded by the coding sequence ATGAACTTTAATATTAAACTTCTAATAACCACTAAGGTTGTATTGTATACGATTATGATGAATGCACAAAACACTACTACCAAGCTACCGGGAGATGTTACATTACCCTCTGATAAAGCAAGCCTTGAAAAACTAATTTCCTATGACAAGGGTAATTTTAAATACAGAGTAGAAGATTATTTTGCGAGGCCTAACGCATCACAATTTAAAATTTCTCCTGACGGAAAGTTTCTTTCTTATAAAGAAAAGGATAAAGATAAAAAGAATCATGTTTATGTAAAAGATCTGAAAACAGGAAAAATCACGAAAGCTATCGAGGAGAAAGAAGATCTTATCAAAAGCTATGGATGGCTGAATAAAACAAGGTTGTTTTTTACTCAGGATAAAGGTGGTAATGAAAACCTTCATTTATATGCTACAGATACCGATGGAAGTAATTCTAAGGATCTTACTCCATTTGAAGGTGTAACACTAGGCTCTGTAAGGCTTATAAAGGATACAGATTTTGTAGTCGTTACGATGAATAAAAATAACAGACAGATCTTTGAACCATACAAAATTAATTTTGTCACCGGAGAAATGGTTCAGCTGTATGAGAATAAAGATTCTAAAAATCCTATCGATGAATATATTTTTGATAAGGACGGGAATTTAAGAGGCTATACGGTTCTTGTGAATGGATTGACAACCCATACTTACTATAAGGATTTAGCAACAGGTCAGTTCAATCTTGTTAAAAAAACAGATTGGTCCGATACATTCAGTATCATTGGATTTAATGATCATTCCGCAGATAAGGATGATGCTTATGTTGTTTCTAATCTGGATAGTGATAAAGCCAAAATACTTTTATATGATCTTAAGCAAAATAAGGTCATCAAAGAAGTATATTCAAATCCGGTATTTGATGTGAGTTCTATCAGTCTTGCAGGTAAAAACAGAAACTATGAACTGGATTACATCAGCTATACCGGAGATAAAAATGAAACAGTTCCTGTAAGTGCCTTTTATAAGGAAGTTGATGCACAGTTGAAGTCTGAGTTCGGAGATCAGCAATTTGCGATTGTTTCTTCAGACGATCAGAATGATAAGCTGTTGGTTATTGTAGATAGTGACAAGCTTTATGGTACTTATTATGAATATGATACCAAAACGAAGAAAACAAAACTGCTTTATGATCTTATGCCTCAATTGAAGCAGGAAGATATGGCGGAAATGAGACCGATAGAATTTAAAAGCAGAGATGGCTTGACGATCCACGGGTATATTACTTTGCCAAAAGCCGCTTTAGAAGGTAAAAAAGTTCCTCTGATTGTTAATCCCCATGGAGGGCCTCAGGGAATCAGAGATGATTGGGGCTTCAATCCTGAAACACAATTGTTTGCCAGCAGAGGATATGCTACTTTACAGGTGAATTTTAGAATTTCCGGAGGTTATGGTAAGGAATTCCAGAAAGCTGGTTATAAGCAGATCGGGAGAAAAGCAATGGACGATGTGGAAAATGGAGTGAAATACGCTATACAGCAAGGATGGGTAGATAAGGATAAAATTGCCATTTATGGAGGAAGCCATGGAGGATATGCCACTTTAATGGGATTGATCAAAACTCCGGATCTGTATACTTGTGGCGTAGACTATGTAGGGGTTTCCAACATTTTTACATTTTTTGATTCATTTCCGGAATATTGGAAGCCTTATAAAGAAATGATGAAGCAGATATGGTATGATCTTGATAATCCTGAAGATGCTAAGATTGCGAAAGAGGTTTCTCCTGTTTACCAGATTGATAAAATCAAAAAGCCACTTTTTGTAGTGCAGGGCGCCAATGATCCGAGAGTAAATATTAATGAATCTGATCAGATTGTAAAAGCAATGAGAGCTAAAGGATTTGAAACTCCTTATATGGTAAAATACGATGAAGGACATGGGTTTGGAAAAGAGCCGAATAGACTGGAACTGTACAAATATATGTTAGGCTTTTTTGCTAAAAACTTCAGTAAATAG
- a CDS encoding response regulator transcription factor — MNKPRILYLEDDPDLGEITTDMLTRMNFSIKWVNNGTEGLEAIMNEKFDIIIADIMMPQLDGYSFLKQIRDMDNHTPLILISARVLTEDVLKGFSLGADDYMRKPFSIEELSARIHRILKRFFSEKKSTNNISVGSYEYNHSTYKLTYKNKEVMLSPRSGEILYRLATNKDGFLPRKETLLELWGDDHFFNGRSLDVFISKLRKYLSEDPRISIINIRATGYRLIVS, encoded by the coding sequence ATGAATAAACCAAGAATATTATATTTAGAAGACGATCCAGACCTAGGTGAAATTACTACTGATATGCTCACAAGAATGAATTTTTCTATAAAGTGGGTAAACAATGGAACCGAGGGTCTTGAGGCAATTATGAATGAAAAGTTTGATATCATTATTGCTGATATCATGATGCCTCAGCTTGACGGTTATAGTTTTCTTAAGCAGATAAGAGACATGGACAACCATACTCCTCTGATTCTTATTTCCGCGCGGGTTTTAACAGAAGATGTTCTTAAGGGATTTTCTCTGGGTGCGGATGATTATATGAGAAAACCTTTCAGTATAGAAGAGCTTAGTGCTAGGATACACAGAATTCTTAAGCGTTTTTTCTCTGAGAAAAAATCTACAAATAATATTAGTGTAGGAAGTTATGAGTATAATCACAGTACTTACAAACTGACTTATAAGAATAAGGAAGTTATGCTTTCGCCAAGATCCGGGGAAATTCTTTATCGTCTGGCTACAAATAAAGATGGTTTTTTGCCACGGAAAGAGACACTGCTGGAATTGTGGGGGGATGATCATTTTTTCAATGGCAGAAGCCTGGATGTCTTTATATCAAAACTTCGGAAATACCTTTCTGAAGATCCGAGAATTAGTATTATCAATATAAGAGCTACCGGCTATCGCTTAATAGTAAGCTGA
- a CDS encoding sensor histidine kinase encodes MNKISTHFGKLLFVLTIFVVLVFQGYWIYISFQNKKEEILERTRSEMIQLLVNNMLNEPILKQKLSKKNKSNKKEKIEVFISEPTKTMVNESFKQQNTAFYRDEKLDVLLYISMKSTLKKMLNKDAEITILYEGKKIKRIYPKNAKTEDKNTTAHVNSLLGLNTTYRIHIENMKSLVISEIKETIIFSVLYVLLFLVTIFILFKSLIFNQKLLKNKEIFTRNMTHELKIPISTILIAAEGLEKHDIINQPENAKKYAGMIQRAGRQLSQLVESILQHARSDHNTEKLLLTSINLAHLLEDVKENLSGIIHKKEAKISITNIDQNIHVKGNYEQLTQVFSNLIDNSLKYSANSPLVLISAEKTGNNVLIRIKDNGLGIPEKYTEDIFSPYFRIVNDDTHDIKGFGLGLSFVRKSLMNQGASIKIIRQKTEGTTMEIKIATDE; translated from the coding sequence ATGAATAAAATATCTACCCATTTTGGAAAATTACTTTTTGTTCTGACCATATTTGTTGTTCTTGTTTTTCAGGGATACTGGATTTACATTAGCTTTCAAAACAAAAAAGAGGAAATCTTAGAACGTACCAGATCTGAAATGATTCAGCTATTAGTTAATAATATGCTTAATGAGCCTATTCTCAAACAAAAATTGAGTAAGAAGAACAAATCAAACAAAAAAGAAAAGATAGAAGTCTTTATTAGTGAGCCTACAAAAACGATGGTCAATGAAAGCTTTAAACAGCAAAACACTGCTTTTTACAGAGATGAAAAACTGGATGTTCTTCTATATATTTCCATGAAAAGCACTTTAAAAAAAATGCTGAATAAGGATGCTGAAATCACCATATTATATGAGGGAAAAAAGATCAAAAGAATTTATCCGAAGAATGCAAAAACTGAGGATAAAAATACAACAGCTCACGTTAATTCATTGCTGGGACTCAACACTACCTACCGTATTCATATTGAAAACATGAAAAGTCTGGTAATCAGCGAAATAAAAGAAACAATTATATTTTCTGTATTGTATGTTTTACTTTTCCTGGTGACCATTTTTATCCTTTTTAAAAGTCTTATTTTTAATCAGAAACTATTGAAAAATAAAGAAATCTTCACACGCAACATGACTCATGAGCTCAAAATCCCAATTTCTACCATTCTCATTGCTGCAGAAGGTCTTGAAAAACATGACATTATAAACCAACCCGAAAACGCAAAAAAATATGCTGGAATGATACAGAGAGCGGGCAGGCAGCTATCCCAACTTGTAGAATCTATTCTCCAGCACGCAAGATCCGATCATAATACTGAAAAACTTCTGCTAACAAGTATAAATCTTGCCCATTTACTGGAAGATGTGAAAGAAAATTTATCCGGCATTATTCACAAAAAGGAAGCTAAAATCAGCATTACTAATATAGATCAGAATATTCATGTAAAAGGAAATTACGAACAGCTTACACAGGTATTTTCAAATTTAATAGACAATTCACTTAAGTACTCGGCAAACAGTCCACTGGTTTTGATCTCTGCTGAAAAGACGGGAAATAATGTTTTGATTAGAATAAAAGATAATGGTTTGGGAATTCCGGAGAAATATACTGAAGATATTTTTTCTCCTTATTTTAGAATTGTCAATGATGATACGCATGATATCAAAGGTTTTGGTCTGGGCTTAAGTTTTGTAAGAAAATCTCTGATGAATCAAGGGGCAAGCATAAAGATTATAAGACAGAAAACCGAAGGTACAACAATGGAAATTAAAATTGCTACAGATGAATAA
- a CDS encoding S9 family peptidase — protein sequence MNLKLKLLVIAQAMLSAIIINAQKHTKLPGDTTLPSSRENLEKLISFDKGDFKYKVEDYFEKPKASAFKISPNGKYLSYKEKDQDKKNHVYIKDLSSGKITKAIIEKDDLIGSYGWLNSKRLFYTQDKGGNENVHLYATDIDGGNTKDLTPFEGTRIEGVQILKDTDFVIVTMNKNNKQIYEPFKINYKTGEMVQLFENKDTKNPIDNYIFDKDGNLRGYVILENGLIKKTYYKDLQTSKFNLIKSVDWKDKFSIIEFNENSKNKDEAYVVTNMDSDKKRIVLYDLKKNAVIRKVYSNPVYDVTSISTAGKNRNYELDFISYEGVKEETVPVSKFYKEIDDQLKAQVGNKEFGIASSDDNDDKLLVFVTSDKLYGIYYEYDTKIKKLKFLYNLKPQLQEEDMAEMRPIEFKSRDGKTIYGYITLPKAALQGKKVPLIVNPHGGPQGVRDSWRFNSETQLFASRGYATLQVNFRISGGYGKEYQISGYNEIGRKVMDDIEDGVKYAIEQGWVDKDKIAIYGGSHGGYATLMGLIKTPDLYQCGVDYVGVSNIFTFFDSFPEYWKPLKEQVKQIWYNLDDPQQAEIAKEVSPVYQIDKIKKPLFVVQGANDPRVNINESDQMVKAMRAKGFETPYMVKYDEGHGFGKEQNKIELYKYMLGFFAQNFNK from the coding sequence ATGAATTTAAAATTAAAACTATTAGTTATTGCTCAAGCCATGCTATCTGCAATTATAATCAATGCCCAAAAACACACAAAATTACCTGGTGACACTACACTTCCTTCTTCCAGAGAGAATCTTGAGAAACTTATTTCTTTTGATAAAGGAGATTTCAAATATAAAGTGGAAGACTACTTTGAAAAACCAAAAGCTTCGGCATTTAAAATCTCTCCTAATGGGAAATATCTTTCCTATAAAGAAAAAGATCAGGACAAAAAGAACCACGTTTATATCAAAGATCTGAGTTCAGGAAAAATTACCAAAGCCATCATCGAAAAAGATGATTTGATTGGGAGTTATGGTTGGCTCAACAGCAAACGTCTATTCTATACACAGGATAAGGGTGGAAATGAAAATGTTCATCTTTATGCTACAGACATAGATGGCGGTAATACTAAAGATCTTACCCCATTTGAAGGAACTAGAATTGAAGGTGTTCAAATATTAAAAGATACAGATTTTGTTATCGTTACGATGAATAAAAATAATAAACAAATTTATGAACCTTTCAAAATCAATTATAAAACGGGAGAAATGGTTCAGTTGTTTGAAAATAAAGATACCAAAAATCCTATTGATAACTATATTTTTGATAAAGACGGTAACCTAAGAGGGTATGTAATTCTTGAAAATGGATTAATAAAAAAAACATATTATAAAGACTTGCAGACAAGTAAATTTAATCTTATTAAATCTGTAGATTGGAAAGACAAGTTCAGTATTATTGAATTTAATGAAAATTCTAAAAATAAGGATGAAGCTTATGTAGTAACGAATATGGATAGTGATAAAAAAAGAATTGTACTCTATGATCTTAAGAAAAATGCAGTGATCAGAAAAGTATATTCAAACCCTGTATACGATGTAACCTCCATAAGCACAGCCGGTAAAAACAGAAACTATGAGCTGGACTTCATCAGCTATGAAGGAGTTAAAGAAGAAACTGTTCCGGTGAGTAAATTTTATAAAGAAATCGATGACCAGCTGAAGGCTCAGGTGGGGAACAAAGAATTCGGGATTGCCTCCTCTGATGACAATGATGATAAATTGCTGGTATTTGTCACAAGTGATAAGCTGTATGGAATTTATTATGAGTATGATACAAAAATAAAGAAGCTGAAATTCCTTTATAATCTCAAACCACAGCTACAGGAAGAAGATATGGCAGAGATGAGACCTATTGAATTCAAAAGCAGAGACGGAAAGACCATTTATGGATATATTACATTGCCTAAAGCTGCTCTGCAAGGGAAAAAAGTTCCTTTAATTGTAAATCCCCACGGAGGTCCGCAGGGAGTCAGAGACAGCTGGAGATTCAATTCGGAAACACAGCTTTTTGCAAGCAGGGGATATGCTACCCTTCAGGTGAATTTCAGAATATCCGGAGGCTATGGAAAGGAATATCAAATATCGGGATATAATGAAATCGGAAGAAAGGTGATGGATGATATAGAAGACGGAGTAAAATATGCCATTGAACAAGGATGGGTAGATAAAGATAAAATTGCCATTTATGGAGGAAGCCACGGAGGTTACGCTACACTGATGGGATTGATCAAGACTCCTGATTTATATCAATGTGGGGTAGATTATGTAGGAGTATCTAATATATTTACATTCTTCGATTCATTTCCTGAATATTGGAAGCCGTTAAAAGAACAGGTGAAACAGATCTGGTATAATCTGGATGATCCCCAGCAGGCTGAGATCGCTAAAGAGGTTTCACCTGTCTATCAGATTGATAAAATTAAAAAGCCATTATTTGTAGTACAGGGAGCTAATGATCCAAGGGTAAATATCAATGAATCCGATCAGATGGTGAAAGCTATGCGTGCAAAAGGTTTTGAAACCCCCTATATGGTAAAATATGATGAAGGACATGGGTTTGGAAAAGAACAAAATAAAATTGAGCTCTATAAATATATGTTAGGTTTTTTTGCTCAGAATTTTAATAAGTAG
- a CDS encoding RNA polymerase sigma factor, with protein MPQKEKESIISQTVSKYGGKLMSFIRPKVKNTEDAEDILQEVWYQFSSITNLSEIVNVGGWLYRVTANKITDRYRKKKTENLEDFVYEDEDGDFSIKDILLMDESAGPEVKMFQDEIWKKLFEALEELPEKQRLVYMENELNDKTLQEIADEQGENIKTIISRKNYAVKHLRNRLRKLYEDLNS; from the coding sequence ATGCCACAGAAAGAGAAAGAAAGTATCATCTCACAAACCGTTTCAAAGTACGGAGGAAAACTGATGTCTTTCATTCGGCCGAAAGTGAAAAATACGGAAGACGCAGAAGACATTCTGCAGGAAGTGTGGTATCAGTTCAGTAGTATTACCAATCTTTCTGAGATTGTGAATGTAGGAGGATGGCTGTATCGTGTAACAGCCAATAAGATCACGGACCGGTATCGTAAAAAGAAGACGGAAAATCTTGAAGACTTCGTGTATGAAGACGAAGATGGAGATTTCTCTATCAAAGATATTTTATTGATGGATGAAAGTGCGGGACCGGAAGTCAAAATGTTTCAGGATGAAATTTGGAAAAAGCTATTTGAAGCCCTGGAAGAACTTCCCGAAAAACAACGACTGGTTTATATGGAAAACGAACTGAACGACAAAACCCTCCAGGAAATTGCCGACGAACAAGGCGAAAATATAAAAACCATCATCAGTCGAAAAAATTATGCAGTAAAGCATTTGAGAAACAGACTGAGAAAGCTATACGAAGATT